The Chloroflexota bacterium sequence TAGCGGCACGCAGAAGTGCATCGGCGCTCCCCCGGGCCTTGCGCCCATCACCTTCGGCCAGCGCGCGCTGGATGTGCTCCGCAATCGGAAGAGCAGGGTGGCTAACTGGTACCTGGACCTGACGATGCTCGATAAGTACTGGGGCTCCGAGCGCACCTACCACCACACCGCGCCGATCACGATGGTCTACGCCCTGCGCGAGGCGCTCCGCGTCGTCGTGGAAGAGGGGTTGGAGCAGCGCCACGCCCGGCATCAGGCGGTCGCGGCGGCCTTTCGCGCGGGCGTGGAGGCGATGGGTCTGGGACTCCTGGCTCCGGCGGCCTTCCGCGCGAACCCGCTCACGACAGTGAAGATCCCCCAGGGCGTGGACGATATGGCGATGCGCAGCGCCCTCCTCAACGAGTTCAACATCGAGATCGGCGGCGGGCTTGGCCCCTTGAAGGGCAAGATCTGGCGCGTGGGCCTCATGGGCTACAACGCCACGCCGAAGAACACCTTCACCCTCTTGAGCGCCCTAGAGCGGCTGCTGCCGCGACAGGGCTTCAAACCGGCGCCCGGCGCAGGCCTGGCCGCGGCGCAGAAGGCGCTGGGCGGCTAGTCCCGGTACGATTCGTCCAGCAACTCAACAACGTGCGCCACCCGGGCGCGCATCCCGTTGCGCTCAACGCCGCGCTGGAGCTGAAGCATGCAGCCCGGGTTCGCCGTGGCGATGATCGCCGGCTGCGCCGCAGCGACATGCTCCATCTTATGCTCGAGGAGCCGCGACGACATCTCCGGCTGAACGATGTTATAGACGCCTGCCGCGCCGCAGCACATATCGGCGTTCTGCATCTCGATGAGCTTCAGCCCCGGGATGGCCCTCAGCACCGCGCGCGGCGCATCCTTGATGCGCTGGGCGTGAGCCAGGTGGCACGAGTCCTGGTAGGTCACGCGCGCTTCGATGGCCCTTTTCCCCGGTGCCAGGGGCAGGCCCGCCAGGAATTCGTTCGCGTCCTTCACCATCTTCCCAAAGCGCTCCGCCTTCTCCCGGTAGGCCGAGTCGTCCTTCAGCAGGTCGCCATACTCCTTCATCGCCGAGCCGCACCCGGCGGAGTTCACGATGACGGCCTCCGCACCGGTTGCCAACAAGACGTCTATGTTCTTCCGCGCCAGGGCGCGGGCTGCTTCGCGCTCGCCGCCGTGGGCGCTGAGCGCGCCGCAGCAGCCTTGACGTCTGGGCACGACCACCTCACAGCCGTTGTGCGCTAAGACGCGCGCCGTCGCCTCGTTCACCGGGCCGTAGGTGAGCGGCATCACACAGCCGTTCAGCATCGCGACCAGGCGCTTCTTCGCGCCGAGGGCAGGGACCACTTCGCCCCTGGGCGGCGAATAGAACTTGGGCAGCATCGGCAGTTGCTGGTCCATGCGGTCAAGGGGGCCGAAGGGCTTGAGCAGGCGCAGCTGGCGCACAAGCCACTGGAGGCCGGTGCGCTGGTAGAGCTTGAGGCAGTAGCCCATCGCGCGCATGAGCCGCGGCCTGGGGAGCAGCACGCGGAATGCGAGCTTCCGCCCCACGCGCTCGACGAACGCTCGCTTCGTCTTTGCGGCGATCTGCGCGCGCGTCGCCTCCATCATGCGGCCGAAGGGAACGCCCGAGGGGCAGACGGCTTCGCAGGCGCGGCATTGCAGACACAGCTCCAGGTGCGCCGTCGCCGTCTCCGTGAGCCCCGTGCGCCGCTCGTGGACCGCCTTCATGATGGAGATGCGCCCGCGCGGCGATTCGGTCTCCAGGCCCGTCTGCACATAGGTGGGACACGATTGCAGGCAGAGGCCGCAGTGGACGCAGCGCCAGATATCGGCCTCCGCCGGGGCGTCCTGTCCGGAAAAGAAGGGGGCCTGCGCGCTCATAGGCCGCCCACAAACCTTCCGGGATTCATGATGCGCGCCGGATCGAAGCGCTCCTTCAGGTTGCGCATGATGGGGAAGTCGTTCCCCAGCTCGCCCCAGACGTCAATGGCGCGCTTGATGGCGGCGGTGGCGCTCTCCAAGATAAAGGTCCCGCCTCCGTTGGCCGTCGCCTTGCGCAACGTCGCCGCCGTCTCGCTCATCGGCCTGGCTTCGCCGGGGCCTCCGCCTTCGGCCCACCAGGCTGTGCGGATGATGCCGCCCGCCAGATGGGCGACGATCGCCGCTTCCAGATGCGTGCTTTCGGCGAGGGCCTCATGGCCGTGGACGAGGCGCGCGAACTCGGGGAACCGCGTCGCCGCCTTGGTGATCATCGAAGATGGCCGGTCAACGCGACGGCCCATGTTCACAATTTCTCGCCACAAAGCGTCGTGCGCGCCGGGGTCGTCAACCACGAGCGGCTTCCCCTGCGCTTCGGCGATCAGTTTGTGGGCGACCTGAACCTGGCGCTTCACCGCCTCAGGCTTCCCATCAAAAGCCACAGCAACAAAATAATCCCGGTCGCCCATATCCGGCAGGGCGGCGCGTGGGGCCGAAAGTCGGTATGCGGCGGCGTTGAAAAGGTCGAGGGCAACCGGGCGGAGGCTGCTCTGCATGAGTAAAGCGGCGCAGGCCAGGGCCTCCTCCAGCTTCACGAAGGCCCCGAGCAGCGTCGCCCGCGACTCCGGCAGCGGCGCCAGCTTGAAGGTCGCCTCCGTGATGATGCCGAGGCTGCCGAGGGCGCCGATGAAGAGCTTGCAGAGGTCGTAGCCGGCGACGTTCTTCACGACTTTGCCGCCGCCCTTGATGACCAGGCCGTTCGCCTCCACAACCTTCACACCGATGAGCCTGTCCCTGGCGGCGCCGTAACCAAGCCGGCGGGAGCCGGCGACGTTCGCCGAAAGGATGCCGCCGATGGTGGCCCTATCCGCGTGCGGCGAATCAAGGGGAAGCATCTGGCCGTGTTTTGCCAGGTTGCGGTTCAACCCCTCAAGGGTAATGCCCGCCTCCACCGTCACGGTGAGGTCGGCGGGCTCGTGCTCCAGCACGCGGTTCATCCGCCGCAGGCCGATGACCACGCCCGGGCGCTCAGGCGGGCGGCCAAGGGACACCATCGTGCCGCCGCCGCGGGCCATCACCGATATGCGCTCCTGCGCCGCGATCTTCATCGCGCGCGCCGTCTGCGCCGCATCCCCGGGAAAGAGCGCCGTCCGGGGAACAACGCCGTCCACCGCGAAGGCGCTCAATTCGCCGCCTGAGGCGATATACTGCGCGCCGACGGCGGCGGCGAAGGTCTGTTCTAGGCTGGCGGTGGTCATGGCGCGCTCACAGCACCGCTTCAGCGCCCATGGCGGCGCGCATGGGGTGGCGGCTCGCTTCGCCGCAGCCCCGGCCCGTGGGGAGCACCTTGCACGGGTTGAAGTTCTCCGTGGCGTAGAAGGCCGCCTTCACCTTCTCCATCGCTGCCATGTCGTCGGCGGAGAAGATGAGCGGCATGAAGCTCTTCTTTTCGAGACCCACGCCATGCTCTCCTGTGATGGAGCCGCCCACTTCAACGCAGACGCGCATGATCTCCTCGCCGGCGAGCAGGACGCGCTCGCTTTCGCCCGGGACGCGCTCATCGAAGAGGACGTTGGGGTGCAGGTTGCCATCGCCCGCATGAAAGACATTGGCGACGCGGAAGCGGTGGCGCTCGCAGATCTCCAGCACCCTGGCAAGGACCTCCGGCAGCTTGGAGCGCGGAACAACGCCGTCCAGGATGTAATAGTTGGGCGCCAGGCGGCCAAGTGCCCCCAGCGCGCCCTTGCGGCCGGCCCAGAGTCGCTCGCGGTCTTCCGGCCTCTCGGCGGAGCGGATCTCTCGGGCGGCAAGCCCCTTGCAGACTTCCTCTACAGAGGCCGCCTCGGCCGCGACGGACTCCCGCAGGCCGTCCACCTCGATAAGGAGCACGGCTCCCGCCTCCGGCGGATAGTCCGCGCCGTCAACGGCCTGGCTCACTGCGCTCATCGTCACCTTGTCAATCATCTCCAGCGCCGCCGGGATGATGCCCGCCGCGATGATGTTGGAGACGGCGCGGCTTGCCTGGCTGACATCATCAAAGATGGCCAGCAGGGTCCGAACCGCCTCCGGGTTCTGGGTGAGCCGCACCAGCACCTTCGTCGCTATGCCCATCGTTCCCTCGGAGCCGACGAAGAGTCCTGTGAGGTCGTACCCCGGCCTGTCTTGCGTCGGCCCGCCGAGCCAGACGATATCGCCGTTGGGAAGGACGGCCTCCGCGCCGAGGATGTGGTTCGTGGTCACGCCGTAGGCCAGGCAGTGCGGCCCGCCGGAGTTCTCCGCCACGTTGCCGCCGATGGTGCAGGTGCGCTGGCTGGAGGGATCGGGCGCGTAGTGCAAGCCGTGCTTCGCGGTCTGCTGGCTTAGGTGAAGGTTCACGAGGCCCGGCTCCACCAGGGCCGTCCGCGCGATGGGGTCTATCTCCAAAATCCTGTTCATGCGCGTCAGGCTGATGAGCAGGCCTCCTTGTATCGCCACCGCGCCGCCGCTGAGCCCGGTGCCTGCTCCCCTGGGGAGCACGGGGGCGCCGTGCGCATTCGCCAGCTTGACGAGCGCCGCGACCTGCTCCGTCGTCGTGGGGAAGGCCACGACGCTCGGCGCGCCCTTGCCGATGGAACCATCGGCCTCAAAGACCAACAGGTCTTCGGGCTCAAAGAGCACGGCGGACGGGCCGACGATCTCTGCGGCTTCGCGGGCAAGGTCCGGCTGTTTCGTGCGCTTCGCCATCCGGCGCGCCTCCCTGAAATCTCGATGATTATACAACCCTAACCTGGTATACTCCGCCGTCATGAACGTCCTGTGCGCCCCGCAGGCTTTCAAGGGCAGCCTCACCGCGCTCGCGGCCGCGCAGGCGATGGCCGAAGGCGTTCGCCAGGCCTTGCCCCAGGCCACGGTCACCATCGCGCCCATGGCCGATGGCGGCGATGACACCCTCGATGTCCTGGTCTCCGCCACCAGGGGCCGCTACTTCACTGCTCACGTTCAGGACGCCCTTGGGCGGGCCATCTCTGCTCGTTGGGGCGCGTTGGGCGATGGCGAAACCGCCGTGGTGGAGATGGCTCAGGCCTCCGGCATCCGCCTCCTCAAGACAGAGGAGCTTGACCCCCTGCGGACGACGACCTTCGGCACGGGCCAGTTGATCACGGCCGCCCTAAAGGCAAGTTACCGAAAGATCCTCGTCGGCATCGGCGGTAGCGCCACGGTGGATGGAGGCACAGGAGCCGTTGCGGCGCTTGGCGGGCGCTTCCTTGACTCCTCAGGCGCTCCCTTGCCTCCCGGCGGCGGTGCCCTGGCACGGCTCCATCGCATTGACCTCTCGGCTCTCGATGTGCGCCTGGCCCAGACGGCGATCAGCGTCGCCTGCGACGTGGACATCCCGCTCTGCGGACCCCGGGGCGCGTGGACCTTCGCGCCCCAAAAGGGAGCGACCCCCCAGATGGCGAAGGAGCTTGCAGCCGCTATGGAGCACTTTAGCGCAGTCGTCGCCGCCCAGGCGGGCGTTGACTTGCGCGCGATGCCTCTTGCCGGGCCCGCCGGAGGTTTGGCCGGAGGTCTGCATGCCCTCTGCAGAGCCAAACTGCTGCACGGCTCCAAGCTGGTCCTCGGCGTCACCGGCCTGGACAAGCGTATCGCTCAGGCGGACCTGGTCATCACCGGGGAGGGCGCGTTCGACCGCACGACGCTCTCCGGCAAAGGCCCCAGAGAGGTGGCCGCCTGCGCCAAGCGCGCGGGCGTGCCCGTCATCGTCGTCGCCGGGCATGTGGCGACGGACCTGCCCGACCTGGCGGGCCTGGGCATTGTGGGCGCGGAGCCGCTTCTCGCGCACGCTCCCTCCCTGGAATATGCGACGGCCCACGCCGCCGCCATCATCACCAAGGCGACGGCCGCCGCGTTAACAAAGCGTTATCAGGGCGGCGCGCCGGGATGGAAGGCTTCCCGGGTATAATGGGTGCGGAGTGTTGCCATGGCCTCTCCGGCCGTTCTCGTCGTCGAGGATGAAGAGACCCTCGCGCGCGCCATCACGTACTCACTGGAACGCGAGGGCTACTCCGCACTCGCGGCCAAAGACGGCGCCGAAGGGCTCGCCATGGCCAAACAGCATGCCCCCGACCTGGTCATCCTGGACCTCATGCTGCCGAAGATTGACGGCCTTGAGGTCTGCCGGATCCTCCGCCGCGAAACAACGCTCCCAATCCTGATGCTGACCGCGAAAGCTGAAGAGGTGGACAAGATCGTGGGTCTGGAGCTCGGCGCAGACGACTATATGACCAAGCCCTTCAGCATGCGGGAGCTGATGGCGCGGGTGAAGGCCCTCCTCCGGCGCGTGGAGCTGGACAGGCGCGCGGCCAAGGCCGCTCCCGCAGGCGAGGTCCTGCGCAGCGACGGCCTCACCCTCGATCCCGCCGCCCGCCGGGTGAAGCTGCGCGAAAGGCCCATTGCCCTGCGCCCCAAGGAGTTCGACCTGCTGGCCTTCCTGATGCGCAACAAGGCCATCGTCTTCACGCGCGACGCGCTCCTTGAGCAGGTCTGGGGCTATGAGTACGGCGGCGATTCGCGAACGGTTGACGTACACATCCGATGGCTCCGCGAGAAGATAGAGGAGGCGCCCGGCGAGCCGAAGCATCTCCTCACCGTGCGCGGCGTCGGCTACAAGTTCGAGGGCTAGCATGCCAAGGAGTCTCTTCTGGCGCGCCTTCCCCGTCATCCTGCTTCCGCTGATCGTCGTCCTCATCGTCCTCGGCGTCATCCTCGCCGGGCGCGCCCGCGATAACGCGGAAGCGGCGCTGGAGAAGCGCCTCTCGGCGGAGGCCCGCGGCCTCTCCGCCGCTGCGAGCTTTGCTCTCAACGACCCGCGTCGCGATGTGCTCCTCATGGCGGCCAGCGCTTCCCTTCTCGACGGCAAGAGCGACGCGGCCATCGTCCGCGCAGACGGGTCCCTCGTCTTCGCCTCGAACGCTCAGGCCTCCCTGAGTCTCCGCGACGCTCCGGAGGTTGCGGCGGCCCTTTCCGGGGGCGAAGGCCGCTCGATGCGCCTCAGTCCTGACACCGGGGAGCGCCGCCTGTACCTGGCGGTTCCCCTGCGCGGCCTCGATGACCGGATCGTCGGCGCTGTTCGGGCCTCCGCGCCCGCCGCCTCCATCGGCGCCGCAGGCGGCGGCGTGGCTGCGCCGCTCCTGATCAGCGGGGCCATCGCCCTCGCCGTCTTGGTGGCTGCCGCCCTGTGGATCACGGGGATGCTGCGCCGCTCCCTCCGGCAGCTGGCCGATGTCACCACGCGCCTCTCCGGCGGCGCATTGAGCGAGCGCGTCTCCGAGCCGGTGGTCGCGGAGGCGGAGCCGCTGGCCCTGGCGATCAACGAGATGGCGGACAGCCTGGAGAAGCAGGTCCGCATCGGCTATGCGGAGCGCGATACGCTGGGGACGATCATCAACAGCATGGCGGACGCCCTTCTGCTGGTGGACGCTGGAGACATCGTGCGCGTCGCGAATCCGGCGGCGGTCCGCCTCTTCGCCGCGACGTCGGGCGGCGTGGTGGGCGCGCGCCTCATGGCGGTCGTGCGCGACCATGATATCGGCCGCCTGGCGAACGCCGCCGGAGCCGAGGGGCGCCGCCAGTCCCGCCACCTGGAGTTCGGCTCGGAGCGGCGGCTCCTCAACGTGACCGCCACGCCCATCCGCTTCGAATCGGAGTTGGGCGTCCTTGTCCTGGCCCAAGACCTGACGGAGATCCAACGACTGGAGGCGATGCGCAAGGACTTCGTCGCCAATATCTCCCACGAATTGCGCACGCCGCTCGCCTCAGTCAAGGCCGCTGTGGAAACGCTCGAGGGCGGCGCGCTCCAAGACCAGGCTGCCGCTAAGGACTTCCTCTCCCGTATCAACGTGGAAGTGGACCACCTCACGGAGATCGTCCAGCAGCTCCTTGACCTATCCCGCATCGAGACCGGGCGCGTCCAGTTCGATCTGGCCCCGCGCGCCGCTGCCGAACTTATCCGGGAGGCCGTGCATCGCATCCAGCCGCAGGCGGAGAGGCTGGGCCTCCAGGTGAACGTTGACCTCGCCGAGGGGCTGCCGGCTGTCGTGGCAGACAGCGCCGCTATCCACCGCGTCCTCATGAATCTGCTGGACAACGCGATGAAGTACACGCCTAAAGAACGTTCCGTCTCCGTCACGGCGCGCGTGTCGGGCGCGTTCGTGGAAATCTCTGTGCGCGATGCGGGCGAGGGCATCGCCTCCGAAGACCTGCCGCATGTCTTCGAGCGCTTCTACAAGGCCGATCGCTCCCGGGCGAGCAAAGGCGCGGGGCTGGGGTTGGCTCTCTGCAAGCACATCGTCCAGGCGCACGGCGGCATCATCTGGGCCGAGAGCGATCTCGGGAAGGGCTCCGTCTTCCGCTTCACCCTCCCGGCCGCGTAGCGGCGCCGCCTTCAGGCTCTCGTGCGCCGCGCAGCCGGAAGATCATCCCCACCTGGGTGGCGGCCGCTGAGAGGCCGAAGATCGCCAGCGCCGTCTGCGGGGAATAGGCGTTCGCCAAGCCGCCCACGGCCAGCTGTCCGAGGGGCGCGACGCCCCAGATTACGATGCGGATGGAGAAGACCCTTCCCTGAAACTCCTTCGTCGTCACCACCTGAACCAGCGTCATGTTGATGATCATATAGAGGGACTGGAAGAACCCGACGAGGAACATGAGGAAGACGGAGAGCAGGAAGAGCTCCGAGCGCGCAAAGCCCGCTACGCACAGGCCCGAGAGGACGCCGAAGAAGAGCATCCACCCCGTGTTCCGGGAACGGGAGGCGCTCACGGCGAGGGCCGCCGCCGCGATGAGCCCGCCGATGCCCGTGGCGGTCTGAAGCCAGCCGAGCCCGGAGGCGTCTACCTTCAGCACGTCCCGCTGGAAGATGGGCAGGAGCGATTGGTAGGGCGCGGAAAACATCGTAACCAGACCCGCGCCGATGAGCAACTGCGCCAGGAACGGCGTCTTTCCTATATATCGGAACCCGTCCACAAAGGTCTGCATGGCCGATTGGCCGCTGACCTTTCGCGAAGGCGGCAGCCTGGGAACCCGCAGCACAAGGAGCAGGCCGACCACGTTCACCGCCAGGGCGGTGTAGTAGGCGGCCTCAACGCCGCCGCCGCTCACGATGAATCCCGCGATGGCCGGGCCTGCGATCATGGTGACGTTGAAGACGCCGTTGAACAGCACCAGGCCGTTCGGCGCGGCCTCCGGCGCGACCAGGTCGGCGATCATCGCCTGGCGCGCGGGGAGGGTTACGCCCATGAGGAAGCCACTGATAAAGCCCAGGACCATCAGGGCCGGGACGCTGATGCCGCCGGTTGTGACCAGAATCGCTGTAATGAGCGTCACGCCCAGGTTCAGCGTCTCTGCGGCAGCGACGAGAAGCTTGCGGTCCACCCGGTCGGCGAGAGCGCCCGCGAAGGGGGCAAAGATGATGGGGGCTGATCCCATCGCAAAGACGGCGGTGATAGTGAAGGGGTCCTCTGTCAGGTCGCGGGCCAGGTAGCCCCGGGCCAGCCCTTGCATCTGCAGCGCGCTCCAGGTGAAGAACGAAGCGAACCACAGCCAGCGATAGCCTGGGTTATAGAGGGCGAGGATCGCGTTATGTCTGCGCGTTACTGTAGAAAAGGAAGCGGCCATGGGGCGCTCTCCAAGGCGCGCCTTCAGTATAGGCCCTCCAGGAGCGCGGTTGCAGCAGAGGCCCGGTTGCGGTATTCTTGATGCTCGTTTGCACCCCCTCCGCGAGTGTGGAACCATGGCTCAACTAACCTTAGATGTTCGTGCGCGCGCGTTGACCGGCAAAAAGAGCCGCTATCTGCGGCGAGCGGGCTTTGTCCCCGCCAATCTCTATGGCGCCGGGATGGTCTCCTCCTCCCTGCAGGTTGACGCCAAGAGCCTTGTCAAGGCAGTTGCCACCACCTCGCGGAACAGCCTCGTCTCTCTCAAGGTCCACGGCGAGTCCGTTGAGCGCAGCGCCTTCATCTGGAACATCCAGCGCGACCCGCTGACCGAAGAGATCGTCCACGTTGATTTCTATCACGTGGACCCTGCCCGCAAGATGCGCGGGCGCGTTCCCCTCACCGTGAAGAACGTTGACCCGAACCTGGCGAAGAACGAGCTCCGCGTCGCCATCATGATTCCGGCTCTTGAAGTCGAATGTCTCCCCGCCGATCTGCCGGTCAGCATCACGATTGACTGCACAGACCTGCACAAGCTCGGTGACGACGTGAAGGCCTCGGCGCTCCCCGTCCCTGAGCGGGTCACGATGCTGACCAAGCCCTCCCAGGCCGTGGCGAAAGTGGCCTTCGTCCAGAAGGTCAAAGAGATCGAAGAGGCTCCCGTGGCCGCCGCCGAAGGCGCTGCCCCGGCGGAAGGGGCCGCCGCTCCCGCAGGCGAAAAGACTGCCGAGGGCGCAGCGCCCGCTGCCAAAGGTGGCGCTGCCGCTCCCGCCAAAGGCGCCGCTCCTGCGGCAAAGGGCGGAGCTGCCGCGCCGGCGAAAGGCGCTGCTCCTGCCGCCCCCGCCGCCAAGGGCGCCGCTCCCGCGAAGGGCGCTCCTGCCAAGCCGGAGAAGAAGTAGCTCTAGCTCGGGAGCCGTTCTCCGGGAAAATCGGGCCGCCCCGCCAGGAACTCCTGCGCCGTCATCGCGCGCTTGCCTTCAAGCTGCAGTCGCTCCACGACCAGCGCTCCGCTTCCCGCGCAGATGGCCAACTGCCTTCCCCTCTCTCCGTCCCCGGTAGCATTTAGGAGCACTATCGCTCCAGGCGCGCCGTACACGCCATCAAGCGGTCGGGCTTGCAGGATCTTCACATTCGCGCCTCGCCATGTGGTGAAGCTGCCGGGCCACGGACTGTACGCCCGCGTCTGCAGCCACAACTCCCGCGCCAGGCGCGACCATTCGATCCGCCCGTCTTCCTTCTCCACGAGCTTCGTCACAGTCGCCTCGCGCTCGTCCTGCGCCCGGGGAGAAATGCTCCCGGCAAGCCACAGCGAGAGCGTCTCCGTTAGCAGTTCCGCGCCCTCTCGGGCAAGCCGCTCGCCAAGGCTTCCCGTCGTGTCGTCATCATGGATCGGCGTTCGCCGCTGCGCGAGAACCGGGCCCGTGTCCATCCCGGCATCGAGCAGCATGATGGTGACGCCCGTCTCCCGATCCCCCGCAAGGATCGCCGCTGCCAGGGGCGAAGGCCCCCGGTACTTCGGCAGGAGCGATGGGTGGATGTTGAGCGCCCCTTTGGGCGCGGCGTCCAGAACAGCCTGCGGCAGGATCTTTCCGTACGCGGCGACCACAAGCACCTCGGGGGAAAAGCTCCGCAGCTCGTCAATCGCTTCAGGGGCGCGAAGGGTCTTCGGCGTGCAGACGCGCAAGCCGAGCTGCAGCGCGCGCCGCTTCACCGGCGTCTCTTCGATTTGCCGTCCGCGCCCGGACGGACGGTCCGGCTGGGCATAGACGGCAACGACTTCGCTGCCTCCTCGAACGAGCTGCTCGAGCGCAGGCACTGCGAAATCCGGCGTTCCCATGAAAATGACGCGCGCCATCGTCAGACGATTATAGAGCGACGATTTCCCGGGGACAAACGGCTCTCGTGATGTTTTTGCGCACGAACGCGCTCGTGGCGATTGTGTGCGTTTCGTTTGTCGTTTCGTGAGCATGCGCATTTCTCTAGAAAACTCGCGACGAAATGACTTGACCGCATCCTGTCACTGCTGTACCTTGTGCCACGGACTTTTCCACTCCCTCTGGTTTTTGGAGTTTTCCTTGATCGTGCGGCTCGCCCGCGAAGTCTGGGAGACCGCCCTCGGGCGTCTCCAAGTCGAAGTCACTCGTCACAACTACGAAACCTGGCTGAAGGACACGGTAGGACTGGAATATAGCGGGGACGTCTTCACCGTAGGCGCTCCCTCCGCTTTCGTGGCGGAGTGTCTTGAGAAGCGGATGACGCCGATCATCCACAAAACCCTCAAGGCGCTTCTCCAGCGAGAGGTTACAGTCACCTACCGAGTCGTTCATGCAGGAATCGCGGCGCAGGACGATGGCGGACTCTCGTTGCGCGCGCCTGCTCCAGCCGCTCCCGCCAGAGAGCGCTCGCGCCCCCAGGGGAACAGCCTCAATCCGCGCTATACCTTCGCCAGTTTCGTCGTTGGCAAATCGAACCATTTCGCTCACGCCGCCGCCGTCGCCGTCGCTGAAAATCCGGGGCACAGCTACAACCCGCTCGTCATCCATTCCGGCGTCGGCCTGGGGAAAACGCATCTCCTGCACGCCATCGCCCATCACGTGCAGAGCAAGGGCCTGCAATATCTCTATGTGAGCGCGGAGCAGTTCACCAACGACTTCGTCTCCGCCCTGCGCGAATCGCGCGTCGAGGAGTTCCGGGAGAAATATCGCAGTATTGATGTGCTCCTCATTGACGATATCCAGTTCATCGCCGGCAAGGAACATTCCCGGGAGACCT is a genomic window containing:
- a CDS encoding alanine--glyoxylate aminotransferase family protein: MTERTVGELNPPERLLLGPGPANIPPCVHKAMNTPLLGHLDPAFLALMDETVHLLRLVFKTANKLTIPVSGTGSAGMEAALCNVIEPGDTVVVGVHGYFGERITDMASRYGAKVVRVEGEWGRPLDPAQFKAALEKEKRAKLVAIVHAETSTGVLQPLPELARLAHDHGALLLADTVTSLGGVDVRIDEWGVDIAYSGTQKCIGAPPGLAPITFGQRALDVLRNRKSRVANWYLDLTMLDKYWGSERTYHHTAPITMVYALREALRVVVEEGLEQRHARHQAVAAAFRAGVEAMGLGLLAPAAFRANPLTTVKIPQGVDDMAMRSALLNEFNIEIGGGLGPLKGKIWRVGLMGYNATPKNTFTLLSALERLLPRQGFKPAPGAGLAAAQKALGG
- a CDS encoding 4Fe-4S dicluster domain-containing protein, encoding MSAQAPFFSGQDAPAEADIWRCVHCGLCLQSCPTYVQTGLETESPRGRISIMKAVHERRTGLTETATAHLELCLQCRACEAVCPSGVPFGRMMEATRAQIAAKTKRAFVERVGRKLAFRVLLPRPRLMRAMGYCLKLYQRTGLQWLVRQLRLLKPFGPLDRMDQQLPMLPKFYSPPRGEVVPALGAKKRLVAMLNGCVMPLTYGPVNEATARVLAHNGCEVVVPRRQGCCGALSAHGGEREAARALARKNIDVLLATGAEAVIVNSAGCGSAMKEYGDLLKDDSAYREKAERFGKMVKDANEFLAGLPLAPGKRAIEARVTYQDSCHLAHAQRIKDAPRAVLRAIPGLKLIEMQNADMCCGAAGVYNIVQPEMSSRLLEHKMEHVAAAQPAIIATANPGCMLQLQRGVERNGMRARVAHVVELLDESYRD
- a CDS encoding FAD-binding oxidoreductase, producing MTTASLEQTFAAAVGAQYIASGGELSAFAVDGVVPRTALFPGDAAQTARAMKIAAQERISVMARGGGTMVSLGRPPERPGVVIGLRRMNRVLEHEPADLTVTVEAGITLEGLNRNLAKHGQMLPLDSPHADRATIGGILSANVAGSRRLGYGAARDRLIGVKVVEANGLVIKGGGKVVKNVAGYDLCKLFIGALGSLGIITEATFKLAPLPESRATLLGAFVKLEEALACAALLMQSSLRPVALDLFNAAAYRLSAPRAALPDMGDRDYFVAVAFDGKPEAVKRQVQVAHKLIAEAQGKPLVVDDPGAHDALWREIVNMGRRVDRPSSMITKAATRFPEFARLVHGHEALAESTHLEAAIVAHLAGGIIRTAWWAEGGGPGEARPMSETAATLRKATANGGGTFILESATAAIKRAIDVWGELGNDFPIMRNLKERFDPARIMNPGRFVGGL
- a CDS encoding FAD-binding protein; translation: MAKRTKQPDLAREAAEIVGPSAVLFEPEDLLVFEADGSIGKGAPSVVAFPTTTEQVAALVKLANAHGAPVLPRGAGTGLSGGAVAIQGGLLISLTRMNRILEIDPIARTALVEPGLVNLHLSQQTAKHGLHYAPDPSSQRTCTIGGNVAENSGGPHCLAYGVTTNHILGAEAVLPNGDIVWLGGPTQDRPGYDLTGLFVGSEGTMGIATKVLVRLTQNPEAVRTLLAIFDDVSQASRAVSNIIAAGIIPAALEMIDKVTMSAVSQAVDGADYPPEAGAVLLIEVDGLRESVAAEAASVEEVCKGLAAREIRSAERPEDRERLWAGRKGALGALGRLAPNYYILDGVVPRSKLPEVLARVLEICERHRFRVANVFHAGDGNLHPNVLFDERVPGESERVLLAGEEIMRVCVEVGGSITGEHGVGLEKKSFMPLIFSADDMAAMEKVKAAFYATENFNPCKVLPTGRGCGEASRHPMRAAMGAEAVL
- a CDS encoding glycerate kinase translates to MNVLCAPQAFKGSLTALAAAQAMAEGVRQALPQATVTIAPMADGGDDTLDVLVSATRGRYFTAHVQDALGRAISARWGALGDGETAVVEMAQASGIRLLKTEELDPLRTTTFGTGQLITAALKASYRKILVGIGGSATVDGGTGAVAALGGRFLDSSGAPLPPGGGALARLHRIDLSALDVRLAQTAISVACDVDIPLCGPRGAWTFAPQKGATPQMAKELAAAMEHFSAVVAAQAGVDLRAMPLAGPAGGLAGGLHALCRAKLLHGSKLVLGVTGLDKRIAQADLVITGEGAFDRTTLSGKGPREVAACAKRAGVPVIVVAGHVATDLPDLAGLGIVGAEPLLAHAPSLEYATAHAAAIITKATAAALTKRYQGGAPGWKASRV
- a CDS encoding response regulator transcription factor → MASPAVLVVEDEETLARAITYSLEREGYSALAAKDGAEGLAMAKQHAPDLVILDLMLPKIDGLEVCRILRRETTLPILMLTAKAEEVDKIVGLELGADDYMTKPFSMRELMARVKALLRRVELDRRAAKAAPAGEVLRSDGLTLDPAARRVKLRERPIALRPKEFDLLAFLMRNKAIVFTRDALLEQVWGYEYGGDSRTVDVHIRWLREKIEEAPGEPKHLLTVRGVGYKFEG
- a CDS encoding HAMP domain-containing protein; this encodes MPRSLFWRAFPVILLPLIVVLIVLGVILAGRARDNAEAALEKRLSAEARGLSAAASFALNDPRRDVLLMAASASLLDGKSDAAIVRADGSLVFASNAQASLSLRDAPEVAAALSGGEGRSMRLSPDTGERRLYLAVPLRGLDDRIVGAVRASAPAASIGAAGGGVAAPLLISGAIALAVLVAAALWITGMLRRSLRQLADVTTRLSGGALSERVSEPVVAEAEPLALAINEMADSLEKQVRIGYAERDTLGTIINSMADALLLVDAGDIVRVANPAAVRLFAATSGGVVGARLMAVVRDHDIGRLANAAGAEGRRQSRHLEFGSERRLLNVTATPIRFESELGVLVLAQDLTEIQRLEAMRKDFVANISHELRTPLASVKAAVETLEGGALQDQAAAKDFLSRINVEVDHLTEIVQQLLDLSRIETGRVQFDLAPRAAAELIREAVHRIQPQAERLGLQVNVDLAEGLPAVVADSAAIHRVLMNLLDNAMKYTPKERSVSVTARVSGAFVEISVRDAGEGIASEDLPHVFERFYKADRSRASKGAGLGLALCKHIVQAHGGIIWAESDLGKGSVFRFTLPAA